The nucleotide window GTGACAGGCGTTGGTGTCAAGCTTATAGATGTTTTTCTATCTCTCCAGTATTATCATGTCGATTTTTACGTGACTTGTACTTTAATATTTATGATACGAATGAGACACGTATTATTATGCAAAATATAAAAAGGCCATGCAGCCAGACAGGCTAGAACATTTGCTAGTTTGTAATTTAGTACTGTCCGGCAATCTTCTTGAAAGCTTTGGTCAGGAAGGTGTTACCACTTACAAATCCTCATTCCTCTGCATGCATCCGGCAATATCGTCAACTGATTCCAGCAGTCTTCCTTCCACCCGATATGCAAGATCGATCGGGCCGGAAGTCGCTATCCACCGAGGAGAAACGAATGAATGCTCGTGACCGATCACGTCCATCCAATCGCTGATGGTAATATCGATCGATCACCGGACATCCATGCATCGCATGCATGATCCATCATCAGTGGCGCAGGCGGAGGCTGGGGATGCGAGAGTTATTCTCGAACTTGACACGGGCCAACCAGCCAGCCGGGGACAAGACGTGATGGGCGCATGATACTGTTGATTTCATGTCATGCGGTCCGCCGACGCGCCCGGGCCAGCCCGTCAGTCGGCCATGGACGCGAGCGGAAACGCTCCGCGCGGCTTTCCTAGTCCAGGCACGCGTTGATGTGTCCGCGGTGCCGTTTCCGGCGCTTGGACGTGACCCATCACTGCGCGGACTACAGGGAGGGACGTGCTCGGGCAGAGCGTGAGCCGTGCGGAGAGAAAATTTGCCTCGCTTTTTTTCCCTTCTTTGTTTTGCGTCAGTGGGTATATATGGGGTAGCGCAGGTGCGACTTTTGGCTAGGGTTTTGGCTTGTTGCGCGGAAGGCAGTTAATGCATGTTCTTGGCTGAGATGGCATCGATGGTCAATACGCGGCGAGGTTATGATGCTAGGCAACGGTTAGCCTGATCTGGCCCTGTATTGTTTGGGGAGATTTGCATTGGTCAACGCCGCTTCAGAGGATGGAAGTATGTGTGTAACTGGAAGTCAAGTTTAGTAGAACGTCTGATAGGAGGAAATGGCACGAGAATGACGTATACTGAGGTGGTCCATTTCACCGTTGAGGACATCGGATAGAGAATTTATGGTCGGTTTGATTGGGCTCCATGCCTCAGAATTTTGGGTGCCTGGCTTTGGCCTGAAAAGTTGGAGTTTCTTGCCTATACAGACTAGCCTCACAGCGAAGCGTTTGGTTTCCACTCAGTGCCTGGTACTTTGTCTTTTAATGATCATTAGAATATATTTTCAACAAGCAGTTCTTGCTTTTTTTAACACAATACAGACGCAAGCGCTCGTTGGGACTAATTAGTACCAGGCTAGTTTGCAGCACGCGGAATGAATCGGAGCCAGGCTGATCACCATGCCTGGGCCAAGCATCTTATTTCCTTGAGTGAATTGCAAAAAACATCGACATTAAAGGCTAAGGTTGTAGAAATCACAAGTCTCTAGTTTTGTGCCCAAAAACACTAATTCCGGGGCTAATTTTTTGCAAAAACCACAAGTCGCTCGGTTCGCTCGTTTTAAGTGGGATTATGACAGGTGGGACCCGCATTTGTCGACGTGGCATAACTGTTCATCCGTTTGACTCGTTAGACGCCATGAGACGCCGTGCGCGGGCCGGCTCGAGCTGGAACCCTTTTGATTGGTCCCTCCCCTCCCCGCTAGCTCTTCTCCATCTCTTTCCCTCCCCACACCCTCTCCTCTCAAACATGGCGACGGCGAGTGGCGGCGGCGACTGCGGTGGGCCTGCCGGTGGCGGAGACGACAGGCCACCGGAGGCGGATCTCTGCGGCAGCTCAAACCCCGGCGCCCCTTCGGACAGCAGCCCCAACCCCAGCCCCCAGCACTCGCTGGAGTTCGCGGTGGCTAGATCTTGGGCCAGGGCCGTGAAGGCGGATCCAACGGAAAGCCACCGGTGGGGCTCGTCATTCGGCGGCGTCTAGTAAGTTAACCTCATTTGTACATATTCTAGGGTTAGGTTTAGGATTCGGCGGCGTCTAGTAAGTTAACCTCATTTGTACAGattctagggttagggttaggatTCAACGGCTGGATCTTGGTCTGTATGTATGTGTGGTTATTTTGATTTGCAGTGTTAAACCTAGCTTGGGTACTGAAACACTCAATTTGATtttgggggagggggcaggggAATAGCCCACTGTCAGACTCATATATGTGTCATATTAATTTTATTTAGTTGATATGTAGCAACGTGAACTGTTAATTAGAGCAGTGGCAATAGAGAACACATTAGAGTAGCTTATTTGTTAATATGCAGTGTTAATTAGAGTACATTAGAGTAGGAAAACAACCACCTAATTCACAACAAACAGGACATCATGATGTTAATTAGCAACCCTGCCGTGTATGTATGTGTGGTTATTTTGATTTGCAGTGTTAAACCTAGCTTGGGTACTGAAACACTCAATTTGATtttgggggagggggcaggggAATAGCCCACTGTCAGACTCATATATGTGTCATATTAATTTTATTTAGTTGATATGTAGCAACGTGAACTGTTAATTAGAGCAGTGGCAATACATAACACATTAGAGTAGCTTATTTGTTAATATGCAGTGTTAATTAGAGTACATTAGAGTATGTACATATTTAGTTATGCATTGTTAATTAGAGCAGTGCCAATAAAGGGCAAATTAGAGTACCTCATTTTGTAGTTATGCATTGTTAATTAGAGCAGTGCGAATAAAGGGCAAATTAGAGTAGCTTCATTTGTAGTTATGCATTGTTAATTAGAACAGTGCCAATAAGAGCAAAGTAAAGTATTTTTTGTTAATATGCAGTGTTAATTATAGCATATTACTGTGAACTTTTTTATAGTAATTATGCAATGTTAATTAGAATTGTTGTTTTATCTTGTTGTCTAGTTTGGACGATGCTGTTTGGGAAGTTAGAATGCACTTCCATGAAAGAGACAACTTGGAGAGATCCCTCTGCATTTCAGACATCACATATCACAATTTGGTAGCATTAATAGAGACAGAGGGATATGGGCTGAATGACTACATTTACTTTGTGAGGGAGCCTGGTGTGGGTATTGAAGGATTGGTAGAAATTTCTGATGATGACAAGGTGGATGAAATGCTTGACCATATTGCTAATAAGGATCAGACTGTAGTGAATTTGACAGTGATTAGGGCCACTGATCCAAGACCTGCAGATTTGAATGCAGGCTATTTGTATGAGGAGCAGGTTCCTTTGAGTCAATTAGGAGAAAAACCTGTCTATGAAGTCAATCCTTCTGGAGTTCTATTCAGATCACCTGAGAAATCAAATAAATAGAGGCAGTCAGAGCCACTCCAGTTCTTTTCCACACAGCAGAGCACAAACATAGATATTGCTATGGAGCAAGATGAGCAGGAGACACTAATGGAGCTAAAGAGGAGAACCAAGATTGAGAACTTTAGGAAACATAAGGAGGCATCTGAGCATGTTCAAATGGTTAAGCAAAAACTACCAGTTCTTCTAACTGAAGATGACTCTGATCTGGATGCAGATGAGGACTTTGTTAACAGGCTTAATGATTGGAGGAGGCAGAGAGAGGACCCACTCCTTCATTTTGAAGGAGACACTGATGTGGATGAAGTGTATGGGGAAGATGAGGAAGAGGAGCAAGTGGAGCAGATGGAGCATGAGGAGGAGGAGCAGGTAGAGCAAGTGGAGGAGGATGAGCAGATGGAGCAACAACAGGAGCCAGcaaagaagaaggaaaaaaagaaagGGGCCAACCAAGAGGTCACATTCAAGCTTGGAGCAAAGATTTGAGGATGTGTGGGTACCATCATCAGATGAGGAGTATGTAGGTGATTTGAAGCAGGAATATGATGATGGAGCTGAGAATGCACCTTTTATTCTGCCCAATGGAAGGAAGAGCAGAGCATATAAAGCAAAACCAAGAAAGTGGTATAGTGAAGAAAGAGAGAACCCAGAGGAGCAGTTCTGTAGAAATCTTTGTTTCCTTAATGTGTATCAATTTAGGAGAGCACTTCAGACATTTCACATAAGTCAGAATAGGAACTATGACTTCCACAAAAACTGCAATGACAGCATCATAGTTGTGTGCACTAATGTGAAATGTCCTTTCTACATTGCACCTTCTGTTGTTGCAAATGAAACTACTTTTTGCATCAGAAAGGCTAATCTTCTGCACACATGCCCAGCAGTAGCAGAGAATACAAAGGTCACAGGAAAATGGGTGGCACACCAGTGTGAGGATATGCTGAGAATTGATATTGCCACACCAATCACCACAATAATGCAGAATTTGAAGAAGAAATATGGAGTAGAGATCTCAACCCATATGGCCTATAGGGCTAGGAAACAAGCATTGAAGGTTGTCCAAGGAGACCAGAGAGGTCAATACACTAGGATTAGAGATTATTTGCAGGCTATTTTAGACACAAACCCAGGAAGTAGATGTGTTGTGACCACTAAGCATTTGCCACAACACCCAAGCAAGAACCCAAGGTTCCATGGCCTGTTCTACTGTCTTAATGCTTGCAAAGAAGGGTTTTTAAATGGATGTAGGCCATTCATAGATACATTGTGTTGTAACTTGTGTAGTGTTTTTGTTATTTGGCCACATTAAATACACTTTATTCTCACATTTGTCATTTTGCAGGGGTAGATGGTTGTTTTATCAAGCTGTCAACAGGTCAGCAGATCCTTGCTACAACAGGAAGGGATGGAAGCAACAACATATACCCTATAGCATTTGGAGTTGTTGACAAAGAGGACACAAACAGCTGGACCTGGTTCTTAACACAACTGAAAGATGCACTTGGTGGAGAAAGTGGAAAGTTTGGGTATTATACTATCATTTCTGATAGGCAGAAGGTAAACTTCTCTTCTCATATTTCTATTTACTATTAATTTTTCATATGCACATTGCTTTGTGAGCAATTCAAATGGACCAATATTTAGCTCTAGTTCATATTGTGTCAACAGGGCCTTTTAAATGCAGTAAACCATGTTTTCCCCAATTGTCCACAAAGATTCTGCCTTAGACACATTTATCAGAATTTCCAAACTGCTGGTTTTAGAGGTGATGAATTAAAGAAACACATGGATGCAGCTAGTTACTCTTATACTAAGAATGAACACCTAGCTGCAATGAATGATTTGAAAAGAGAGTGTAAGGCAACTTGGGCATGGCTTAATAAAGTACCAGTTCATACATGAGCTAGACATGCAATGGATTTTACCTGCAAGACTGACCTAGTTGTGAACAACATCAGTGAGGTGTTTAACAAAATGATCCTAGATGTTAGAGGGAAGCCAATAAAGACCATGCTGGAAGGAATTAGGACTAAATTGATGGTTAAATTTAACACCAATAGAACTAAGACAGAGACAACAAATTGGAGATTTGCCCAACATATGCAGAGATGTTAGAGGAGGCAAAGTACAACTCAAGATGGTGCCAATCTTTGATGGCTGGTCCTAACATTTACCAAGTTAGTAGTGGAGATAACACCTACTCAGTGAACTTGCTGCACAGAACATGTGGATGTAGGAAGTGGGATATGACTGCTATGCCTTGCAACCATGCAGTCTCTGCAATTGTGAAAGCTAAATTGCAACCTGAAGACTTTGTTGATGATTTATTCAAGAAGGAAACGTACCAAAAAGCATATGGCCATATCATATTTCCTGTCCCTGGTCCAAATCTGTGGCCAAGGACAAGAACTCAGGACATAGAGCCTCCAGTTTTCAGAGACAAAGTTGGGAAGCAACAAACAAAGAGGAGGAAAAACCAATTTGAGAAGCCAGCACCAAGAGATACATCTAGGATGGCATCCATTACTTGTAGCAACTGCAAACTTGTAGGGCACAAATACACTGTGTGCTCCAAGCCCTTGAAACCAGCTCTTGCTATGAGACAAAACCATCATCAGGTTAGCTAAGcatatttgtttctgtttttgtAGTTATGTCTCAATTGTAATTCATAGTTCATGATTGTTTCTGTTTTTTAAATGCAGCCAAACAGGTCACATGCTTCTGCTTCATCTACAGCTGCTGCACCAACAAGGAAGAGGCCATCTCCATGTACAGCAGATGTTGGGACTGCTCCTCCCAGGAAGAAAGTTGCACCTGCTGCAACTACACCTAGTGCTCCTCCCAGGAAGAAAGCTGCACCTGTTGCTAGTGCACCTACTGCTCCTCCCAGGAGGTCTCCCAGGAAGAATGCTACCCCAGCACCTACTGATCCTCCAAGGAGGTCTCCCAGGAAGAAAACTACCCCAGCTGGTGCATCTTCTACATCTGCTATAGGCCATAGGGGAACATTTCATGCTCCAAGACAGACTGGAAGGAAGAGGACAGTTTCCTACAAGATGAAAGAGTACCTTTATGCTTCTGGTAACTAGATGTTGCCTTTGTTGGCTGCTTGAATTTGATGCCCATGTTGGTTGCTGAATTtgatgcctttgttggctgttaaACTAGATGCCTTTGTTGGCTATTCAAGTagatgcctttgttggctgttgAACTAGATGCCTTTGTTGGCAGGTTTGAACCAGATGTTGAACTAGATGCCTTTGTTGGCTGCTTTGAACCATATGTTGAACTTGTTGCCTTTTGATGGTTGTTGAACTTCATGCTGGATGTTGATGGTAGTTGCACCTAAATGAGTAATAGTTGATGCCTTTTGATGGTTGTTGAACTTGAATGCATGATGTTGATGCTTGTTGAACTTGATGGTTGATGGTTGTTGAAATTGATGCATAAATGAGTCTAGGATGCCTCGACGTCGAAAAAACCACCTAAATGATTCTAGGGTGCCTCGATGTCAAAAGAACCACCAAAATGATtctagggtgcctcgacgtcgaaAAAACCACCTAAATGAGTCTAGGGTGCCACGACGTTGAAAAAACCACCTAAATGATtctagggtgcctcgacgtcgaaAAACCACCTAAATGAGtctagggtgcctcgacgtcgaaAAACCACCTAAATGAGTCTAGGGTGCGTCGACGTCGAAAAAACCACCTAAACGATtctagggtgcctcgacgtcgaaAAAACCACCTAAATGAGTCTAGGGTGCCACGACGTCGAAAAAACCACCTAAATGATtctagggtgcctcgacgtcgaaAACCCCAACCTAAATGAGTCTGGGGTGCCTCGACGTCGAAAAACCACCTAAATGAGtctagggtgcctcgacgtcgaaAAAACCACCTAAATGATtctagggtgcctcgacgtcgaaAAAACCACCTAAATGAGTCTAGGGTGCCTCGACGTTGAAAAAACCACCTAAATGATTCTAGGGTGCCTCAATGTCGAAAAAACCACCTAAATGAGtctagggtgcctcgacgtcaAAAAACCCACCTAAATGATTGTAGGGTGCTTCGACGTCGAAAAAACCACCTAAATGATtctagggtgcctcgacgtcgaaAAACCACCTAAATGAGTCTAGGGTGCCACGACGTCAACAAAACCACCTAAGTGAGTATAGGGCTATTTCAGATATACAAATCAACATCAAAATTCATCACATTCAGCATATTGGGAGATCCATACATAAGCAATACAGAACTAATTAGTATCATAATTGGGGGATCCATACATGACCATTACATAACTAATATGTAGCATAACTGGGAGATCCATACATGAACATTACATAACTAATAGGTAGCGTAATTTGGAGATCCATACATGACTAATAAGTAGCATAATTGGGAGATCCATACAGGACCATTACATAACTAATAAGGATATCCATACATGACCATAAACCCCATGACCATTACTGCCCAATGTGGCTCATTCATCTAAGATTGCCTTGATCCCATTCAGCTTGTCCTTGGTCTGCTCCATAACCTTCTCAATCTCATCAATATGGGCCTGCAACTTAGTCTTCTCTTCAACAAGCTTCAACTTCATGTTCCTAATGACACTGGCTTGAGATACTGTCAGGTTCTTAACCATGTCATACTTCTCCTGGAGCTTGCTCTCATCAGGCTTCCTTTCCATCTGGGCCCTCCTCTCATTCTCATCCAAAATGGCTTGAACATCTCCAACCAACTTGTCATAACTGGCCTGCAGCTTGATCTTCTCTTGTGTCAGATTGTGAACAGCAAATGAGTTCATCAGGTTGTCCTCAGTCCTGTTTCTCTTGGACTCTTCATACATATCCCACAATTTGGACAGTGCATTCTCCATTGTAGCTGGCCAAGATGGATCAACCCATTCAACTAGTCCACAGTTTTTACCATCCTGTTAAATTACAGTGTTAAACAACAAGATATGAGCTACATGCCAAGATGAGTTATTTACTAATAACAAGTAGGCACTCCAACTAGTACCAACAATTAGGCAATCTAAATAATGCGTGCTTACTAACTAAAAGCAACTAGGGCAGCAGTACTTAATAACAATTTTTAATAACTGCTTCCAACCCCATGCACATGCTTGACATATAAACAAACCTCACTTGTTCACACTGTCACATGCTGACATATTAACAAATGACCTCACTTATCAACACTGTCACATGCTGACATATTAATAAATGACCTCACTTATCCACACTGTCATATGCTCACATATAAACAAATGAACATGCCACAACACTCTGCACAGATGCTCACATAAATACAATGACTTCACTAAGCCAATAAGCATTGGGCACATATTTAAATAGCCTAACTAACAAGCCAGATCTGCTAAATACCAAAataggtactccctccgttttatttAGTCTGCacattaggtttgaccgaagtcaaactttgcaaagtttcactaagtttatagaaaaatatataaacatttaccataacaaatctatatgatgtgaaagtacattcaataatgaatctagtggtattgattttttattatatatgttaatatttttgtttataaacttagtcaaagtttacaaagcttgactttgatcAAAGCTAATATGCagactaaataaaaacggagggagtactaaacaATGACGAAATGATTAGACCACAACAACTAATTAGCAGAAATTTGACACATACCTTCACAGCACAGGCAAGGAACCTCCTGCCAGTATGGATGCCCTCGAAAGCAACAAGTCTTTCTGCTCGCTTCCGGTGTTCATGGCACAAAACATAATCTTTGCCCTCGAATTCGGAGTCATCCATGGTAGCAGGGATCTGCACGTGCAAAGGAAAGCAAGAGATTTGGGAAGAAAACTTCAGATCTAGCCCAAGAGGAAAATCCCCAAAtccaaaccctaaccctattTCTACCAACTCACCTGCACGATGTCGTCGTCTGAACCTGAGGTGGCGTACTAGTAATACCTGCCATGTGAACCTTCACTGCTGCCAGAGTCCTCACTCCAGGAAACCATGGCgacgcggtggcggcggcggcggtcggagATGTGGACGTGTCGACGGCGGCGAACGAGTGGGAGCAGAGAGCGCGAGCGAATGAGGGTTGTGGTGGGTGGGCCTGTAACGACTCGAGGGGAGGGACCGGTCAAAAGGGTTCCAGCTCAAGCCGTCCCGCGCATGGCATCTCACGGCGTCTAACGAGTCAAACGGATGAACAGTTATGCCACGTCGACAAGTGCGGGTCCCACCTG belongs to Triticum urartu cultivar G1812 chromosome 7, Tu2.1, whole genome shotgun sequence and includes:
- the LOC125519054 gene encoding proteoglycan 4-like, whose product is MLEEAKYNSRWCQSLMAGPNIYQVSSGDNTYSVNLLHRTCGCRKWDMTAMPCNHAVSAIVKAKLQPEDFVDDLFKKETYQKAYGHIIFPVPGPNLWPRTRTQDIEPPVFRDKVGKQQTKRRKNQFEKPAPRDTSRMASITCSNCKLVGHKYTVCSKPLKPALAMRQNHHQPNRSHASASSTAAAPTRKRPSPCTADVGTAPPRKKVAPAATTPSAPPRKKAAPVASAPTAPPRRSPRKNATPAPTDPPRRSPRKKTTPAGASSTSAIGHRGTFHAPRQTGRKRTVSYKMKEYLYASGN